The following coding sequences lie in one Arachis ipaensis cultivar K30076 chromosome B05, Araip1.1, whole genome shotgun sequence genomic window:
- the LOC107640697 gene encoding LOW QUALITY PROTEIN: uncharacterized protein LOC107640697 (The sequence of the model RefSeq protein was modified relative to this genomic sequence to represent the inferred CDS: deleted 2 bases in 1 codon), whose amino-acid sequence MNSIVVVGLYYGFMSTFSIGPSYLFLLRARIMQEVTEKKLSATAGFITGQLIMFISIYYAPLHLALGRPHIITVIPLPYLLFHFFGNNKKNFLNYGDKKKNSIRKFSIQRIFFSNLIFQLFNPLVLPSSILVRLVNIYMFRCNNKLLFLTSFGGWLIGHIFFIKWIEFVWIQQNNVIKSNERIRSKKSILSEFRTSMAQLFSVFLFYVFILFRPNTLALCYYKETFKN is encoded by the exons ATGAATTCGATCGTTGTGGTCGGACTCTATTATGGATTTATGAGCACGTTCTCCATAGGGCCCTCTTATCTCTTCCTTCTTCGAGCTCGGATTATGCAAGAAGTGACCGAGAAGAAACTATCAGCAACAGCTGGGTTTATTACGGGACAGCTCATCATGTTCATATCGATCTATTATGCGCCTTTGCATCTAGCATTGGGTAGACCTCATATAATAACTGTCATACCTCTACCCTATCTTTTATTTCATTTCTTcggcaataataaaaaaaactttttgaATTATGGGGACAAGAAAAAGAATTCAATACGTAAATTTAGCATTCAAAGAATATTCTTTTCTAAtcttatttttcagttatttaacCCCCTTGTCTTACCAAGTTCCATATTAGTCAGATTAGTAAACATCTATATGTTTAGATGCAATAATAAATTGTTGTTTTTAACTAGTTTTGGAGGTTGGTTAATTGGTcacatttttttcataaaatgGATTGAATTTGTCTGGATACAACAAAATAATGTTATTAAATCTAATGAACGCATTCGCTCTAAGAAGTCCATTTTATCAGAATTTAGAACTTCTATGGCTcaactttttagtgtttttttattt tacgTGTTTATACTATTTAGACCGAACACCCTTGCCCTTTGTTATTACAAAGAAACATTCAAAAACTAA